In Xiphias gladius isolate SHS-SW01 ecotype Sanya breed wild chromosome 5, ASM1685928v1, whole genome shotgun sequence, the following are encoded in one genomic region:
- the atp6v1ab gene encoding V-type proton ATPase catalytic subunit A — protein sequence MDMSKLPKVRDEERESQFGYVHGVSGPVVTATAMAGAAMYELVRVGHSELVGEIIRLEGDMATIQVYEETSGVSVGDPVLRTGKPLSVELGPGIMGSIFDGIQRPLKDINDLTQSIYIPRGVNIGALNRDLKWEFTPSKSLRVGSHITGGDIYGMVYENSLIKHKIMLPPKNRGTVTYVAPAGNYDVTDVVLELEFEGVKEKFTMVQLWPVRQVRPVTEKLPANHPLLTGQRVLDALFPCVQGGTTAIPGAFGCGKTVISQSLSKYSNSDVIIYVGCGERGNEMSEVLRDFPELTMEVDGQTESIMKRTALVANTSNMPVAAREASIYTGITLSEYFRDMGYNVSMMADSTSRWAEALREISGRLAEMPADSGYPAYLGARLASFYERAGRVKCLGNPEREGSVSIVGAVSPPGGDFSDPVTSATLGIVQVFWGLDKKLAQRKHFPSVNWLISYSKYTRALDEYYDKHFPEFVPLRTKAKEILQEEEDLAEIVQLVGKASLAETDKITLEVAKLIKDDFLQQNGYTPYDRFCPFYKTVGILSNMIAFYDMARHAVETTAQSDNKITWAMIREHMGEILYRITSMKFKDPVKDGETKIKAEYAQLLEDMQNAFRTLEE from the exons agagagaaagccaGTTTGGATATGTGCATGGAGTCTCCGGACCAG tGGTGACAGCTACAGCCATGGCAGGAGCAGCCATGTATGAGCTGGTCCGTGTCGGCCACAGTGAGCTGGTTGGAGAGATCATCAGGTTGGAGGGAGACATGGCCACCATCCAGGTCTACGAGGAGACAT CTGGTGTGTCTGTTGGAGATCCTGTGCTGCGGACAGGGAAGCCTCTCTCTGTTGAGCTGGGTCCAGGAATCATGGGGTCCATCTTTGATGGTATCCAGCGACCCCTAAAGGACATCAATGACCTCACACAAAGTATCTACATCCCCAGAGGTGTCAACATTGGAGCCCTCAACCGAGACCTCAAGTGGGAGTTTACTCCCAGCAAGAGCCTGCGG GTTGGGAGTCACATCACAGGAGGAGACATCTATGGCATGGTGTACGAGAACTCCCTCATCAAGCACAAGATCATGCTGCCCCCCAAAAACAGAGGCACCGTGACCTATGTGGCTCCTGCTGGAAACTATGACGTCACC gacgTGGTGTTGGAGCTGGAGTTTGAGGGGGTGAAGGAGAAGTTCACCATGGTGCAGTTATGGCCTGTCAGACAAGTGCGGCCTGTCACAGAGAAGCTGCCCGCCAATCACCCGCTGCTAACTGGACAAAGAGTGCTGGATGCCCTTTTCCC ATGTGTGCAGGGAGGAACCACAGCCATCCCAGGAGCCTTCGGTTGTGGTAAGACGGTCATCTCCCAGTCCCTGTCCAAGTACtccaacagtgatgtcatcatCTACGTAGGCTGTGGGGAGCGTGGAAATGAGATGTCAGAAGTACTGCGAGACTTCCCTGAG CTGACCATGGAGGTGGATGGGCAGACAGAGAGCATCATGAAGAGAACAGCGCTGGTGGCCAACACCTCCAACATGCCTGTAGCTGCCAGAGAAGCCTCCATCTACACAG GAATTACACTGTCTGAGTACTTCAGAGACATGGGATACAATGTGAGCATGATGGCCGACTCCACCTCCCGTTGGGCCGAGGCTCTCAGGGAGATTTCTGGTCGTCTGGCTGAGATGCCTGCTG ACAGTGGTTATCCTGCCTACTTGGGTGCTCGTCTCGCCTCCTTCTATGAGCGTGCTGGCAGGGTGAAGTGTCTGGGAAaccctgagagagagggaagcgTCAGTATTGTAGGAGC cgtATCACCTCCTGGTGGTGACTTCTCTGACCCTGTTACCTCAGCCACACTTGGTATTGTACAG GTGTTCTGGGGTCTGGATAAGAAGCTGGCTCAGAGGAAGCACTTCCCTTCTGTGAACTGGCTGATCAGCTACAGCAAATACACTCGGGCTCTGGATGAGTATTACGACAAGCACTTCCCTGAATTTGTGCCCCTGCGTACCAAGGCCAAGGAGatcctgcaggaggaggaggacctgGCTGAGATTGTGCAGCTTGTTGGAAAG GCATCGCTGGCAGAAACAGATAAAATCACCCTGGAAGTGGCCAAACTGATCAAAGACGACTTCCTGCAGCAGAACGGTTACACTCCTTATGACAG GTTCTGTCCCTTCTATAAGACAGTGGGCATTCTCTCCAACATGATTGCTTTCTATGACATGGCACGGCACGCGGTGGAGACCACAGCTCAGAGTGACAATAAGATCACCTGGGCCATGATCAGGGAGCACATGGGAGAAATTCTCTACAGGATCACCTCGATGAAattcaag GACCCAGTGAAGGATGGCGAGACTAAGATCAAGGCTGAGTACGCTCAGCTGTTGGAGGACATGCAGAACGCCTTCCGTACTTTGGAGGAATAG